One window from the genome of Haladaptatus paucihalophilus DX253 encodes:
- a CDS encoding 30S ribosomal protein S9 gives MVTNTSGKKKTAIARATVTDGEGRVRINSKPVELVEPEMARLKMLEPFRIAGDEREEVDVEVSVSGGGITGQADAVRTAIARGLVQYMNDAELRDAFMEFDRSLLVNDVRQSEPKKWGGPGARARYQKSYR, from the coding sequence ATGGTAACGAACACGAGCGGAAAGAAGAAGACGGCCATCGCTCGCGCCACGGTCACGGACGGCGAGGGTCGCGTACGGATCAACTCGAAGCCAGTCGAACTGGTGGAGCCGGAGATGGCTCGCCTCAAAATGCTCGAACCGTTCCGCATCGCGGGCGACGAGCGTGAGGAAGTCGACGTTGAAGTGAGCGTTTCGGGTGGCGGAATCACCGGACAGGCAGACGCCGTCCGCACCGCCATCGCGCGCGGTCTCGTCCAGTACATGAACGATGCCGAACTCCGCGATGCGTTCATGGAGTTCGACCGTTCCCTGCTGGTCAACGACGTCCGCCAGTCCGAACCGAAGAAGTGGGGCGGCCCCGGTGCCCGTGCCCGCTACCAGAAGTCCTACCGCTAA
- a CDS encoding 30S ribosomal protein S11 yields the protein MSDNDETWGIAHVHASFNNTIITITDLTGAETVAKSSGGSVVKQNRDESSPYAAMQMAETVAEEVKAAGIDGLHIRVRGPGGNLQQNPGPGAQATIRALARAGIEIGRIEDVTPIPHDGTRAPKGSGF from the coding sequence ATGAGCGACAACGACGAAACATGGGGCATCGCCCACGTACACGCATCGTTCAACAACACCATCATCACCATCACGGACCTCACGGGTGCCGAGACGGTTGCGAAGTCGTCCGGTGGCTCGGTCGTGAAGCAGAACCGTGACGAGTCCTCGCCGTACGCGGCCATGCAGATGGCCGAGACGGTCGCCGAAGAGGTCAAAGCGGCTGGCATCGACGGCCTGCACATTCGCGTGCGCGGCCCCGGTGGCAACCTGCAGCAGAACCCCGGTCCCGGTGCGCAGGCGACGATTCGAGCGCTCGCCCGCGCCGGTATCGAAATCGGTCGCATCGAGGACGTCACACCGATTCCGCACGACGGTACCCGCGCACCGAAAGGTAGTGGATTCTAA
- a CDS encoding 50S ribosomal protein L13, with amino-acid sequence MSIAEFDADVVVDARDCILGRVASNVAQRAMDGETIAVVNAEQAIITGDKQDILDKFETRFNLSSDQGPYYPKRPDMLAKRSIRGMLPYKKPRGREAFENVRVYVGNPYDEDGEILDGTSLDRLSNIRFVQLGEVSDYLGANVTW; translated from the coding sequence ATGAGCATCGCGGAATTTGACGCAGATGTCGTAGTCGACGCGCGCGACTGTATCCTCGGTCGTGTCGCGAGCAACGTCGCACAGCGTGCGATGGACGGCGAAACGATCGCCGTCGTCAACGCCGAGCAAGCTATCATCACGGGCGACAAACAGGACATACTGGACAAATTCGAGACGCGCTTCAACCTCAGCTCCGACCAGGGGCCGTACTACCCGAAGCGCCCGGACATGCTCGCAAAGCGCTCGATTCGGGGAATGCTCCCGTACAAGAAGCCGCGAGGGCGCGAAGCCTTCGAAAACGTGCGTGTCTACGTCGGCAACCCGTACGACGAGGACGGCGAAATCCTCGACGGCACGTCGTTGGACCGACTCTCGAACATCCGCTTCGTCCAGCTGGGCGAAGTCAGCGACTACCTAGGTGCTAACGTCACATGGTAA
- a CDS encoding DNA-directed RNA polymerase subunit D encodes MTEDFDVEFIDRGERKARFLVRNVTPAFANGIRRAMIADVPTLSIDTLRVIENSSVMFDEQIGLRLGLVPLTTPPGEFEEGDTVTLSLDVSGPGTAFSGDLISSDEMVQPADDNIPIIDLKEGQRLELEADAVLGSGKDHAKHQGGVAVGYRHLQRVEVVGDRDEFGEEEPRILRGTIEDDGELVPTETFDHDLSQRFPGKEVEVHDVPNAFVFDVESDGSFTVEELVTQAVDSLTERADELEQAIQL; translated from the coding sequence ATGACCGAAGACTTCGACGTAGAGTTCATCGACCGCGGCGAACGGAAGGCGCGTTTCCTCGTTCGCAACGTCACCCCGGCGTTCGCAAACGGGATTCGCCGAGCGATGATCGCGGACGTCCCGACGCTGTCAATCGACACGCTCCGGGTCATCGAGAACTCCTCGGTGATGTTCGACGAGCAGATCGGACTGCGACTCGGACTCGTTCCTTTGACGACGCCGCCCGGAGAGTTCGAGGAGGGCGACACGGTAACGCTCAGCCTCGACGTTTCGGGACCGGGAACCGCGTTCTCGGGCGATCTCATCAGCTCGGACGAGATGGTGCAGCCCGCCGACGATAACATCCCGATAATCGACCTCAAAGAGGGGCAGCGTCTCGAACTCGAAGCCGACGCGGTGCTCGGCTCGGGGAAGGACCACGCCAAACACCAGGGTGGCGTCGCGGTCGGCTATCGTCACCTACAGCGCGTCGAAGTCGTCGGCGACCGGGACGAGTTCGGGGAAGAAGAACCCCGAATCCTTCGCGGAACCATCGAAGACGATGGTGAACTCGTTCCGACGGAGACGTTCGACCACGACCTCTCCCAGCGGTTCCCCGGAAAGGAGGTCGAGGTTCACGACGTTCCGAACGCCTTCGTGTTCGACGTCGAAAGTGACGGCTCGTTCACCGTCGAAGAGTTGGTGACGCAGGCCGTCGATTCGCTCACCGAACGTGCGGACGAACTCGAACAGGCAATTCAACTATAA
- a CDS encoding 50S ribosomal protein L18e → MSKTNPRLSSLIAELKSVSRDSDADVWTDVAARLEKPRSTHAEVNLGRIERYAEEDETVIVPGKVLGSGVLQKNVTVAAVDFSSTAETKIQQANGEPIQLEQAIEQNPSGSNVRVIR, encoded by the coding sequence ATGAGCAAAACTAACCCGAGGCTCAGTAGTCTCATCGCCGAACTCAAGTCGGTGTCCCGTGATTCGGACGCCGACGTGTGGACCGACGTTGCAGCACGCCTCGAGAAACCACGGAGTACGCACGCGGAGGTCAACCTCGGCCGCATCGAGCGGTACGCGGAGGAAGACGAGACCGTCATCGTACCCGGCAAGGTTCTCGGTAGCGGCGTCCTGCAGAAGAACGTCACCGTTGCTGCAGTCGATTTCTCTTCGACTGCGGAGACGAAGATCCAGCAGGCAAACGGCGAACCGATCCAACTCGAACAGGCAATCGAACAAAATCCCAGTGGTTCCAACGTGCGGGTGATTCGATGA